From Camelina sativa cultivar DH55 chromosome 20, Cs, whole genome shotgun sequence, the proteins below share one genomic window:
- the LOC104772786 gene encoding LOW QUALITY PROTEIN: protein POLLENLESS 3-LIKE 1 (The sequence of the model RefSeq protein was modified relative to this genomic sequence to represent the inferred CDS: substituted 1 base at 1 genomic stop codon): MPRRESRRGSGGGFSTPPPSQNTERRVYVAMPMSERKRTSSIKNQESFHKVPSGDSPYVRAKHAQLVSKDLNRAISLYWAAINAGDRVDSALKDMALVMNQLDRTNEGIEAVKSYRYLCPFESQDSIDNLLLDLYKKSGRIQEEAELLKHKLKTLEQQDTHYGGRIIAAKRNRGKQNNKTIEQQKARILGNLAWVHLQLHNYGIAEQYYRNALSLEPDNNKLCNLAVCLIRMERILEAKSLLEDVRQSLGNQXSNESFWKSFERANDMLAERERPKVADNPEELLRSSSADNISSRCSSVMKETEALAGTSTEVDNIYKTNSHASSESVEQNSPGLITQPRECKWGGDEEVDQRKWNVTVDAARRLRFGNHYEKSVETEASTTKGKTLGQNLIDELHQFISGGGDGDCMTSKARKLCADLIKEREDHEKACQRTASESSP, translated from the exons ATGCCACGTCGCGAGAGCCGTCGTGGTTCGGGAGGAGGTTTCTCGACTCCACCACCGTCACAGAACACGGAGAGAAGAGTTTACGTTGCGATGCCAATGTCAGAGAGAAAACGAACGTCTTcgatcaagaatcaagaatcgtTCCACAAGGTTCCTTCTGGTGATTCTCCTTACGTGAGAGCCAAACATGCTCAG TTGGTTTCTAAAGACCTGAATCGAGCAATCTCGTTGTATTGGGCTGCGATTAATGCTGGAGATCGAGTTGATAGTGCATTGAAAGACATGGCTCTAGTTATGAACCAGTTGGATCGAACCAATGAAGGAATCGAAGCTGTCAAGTCTTATCGATATCTCTGCCCTTTTGAATCCCAAGATTCCATTGATA ACTTGTTACTTGACCTCTACAAG AAGTCAGGGAGGATTCAAGAGGAAGCAGAGTTACTTAAACACAAACTGAAAACACTTGAGCAACAAGACACGCACTATGGTGGTAGGATCATTGCTGCGAAAAGAAACCGAGGGAAGCAGAACAACAAGACTATTGAGCAACAGAAAGCGCG GATTCTAGGGAACTTAGCTTGGGTTCACTTACAGCTTCATAACTATGGAATTGCAGAGCAGTATTACAG GAATGCTTTGTCTTTGGAGCCTGACAATAACAAGCTGTGCAATCTTGCGGTCTGTTTGATACGTATGGAGAGAATCCTGGAAGCTAAATCTCTGCTTGAGGATGTAAGACAGTCTCTAGGGAATCAATGAAGCAACGAATCATTTTGGAAGTCTTTTGAACGGGCTAATGATATGTTAGCAGAAAGAGAACGTCCCAAAGTAGCGGATAATCCAGAAGAATTGTTGAGAAGTAGCTCTGCAGATAACATCTCTTCAAGGTGTTCAAGTGTGATGAAAGAAACCGAGGCTCTAGCTGGAACTAGCACAGAAGTGGATAACATTTACAAGACGAACTCACATGCTTCCTCTGAATCGGTTGAACAAAACTCGCCAGGTTTGATTACACAACCCCGGGAATGTAAATGGGGAGGAGATGAGGAAGTAGATCAGAGAAAATGGAATGTGACAGTTGATGCTGCTCGAAGGCTAAGGTTTGGGAATCATTATGAGAAGAGCGTTGAAACAGAAGCCTCGACTACTAAAGGGAAGACACTGGGTCAGAATTTGATTGACGAACTGCATCAATTCAtcagtggtggtggtgatggagaTTGCATGACAAGCAAAGCAAGGAAGTTGTGTGCAGATTTAATCAAAGAAAGGGAAGATCACGAAAAAGCATGTCAGAGAACTGCTTCAGAATCTTCTCCATAG